The stretch of DNA ccaccatggccattgcccatgaaggacatgcctcactagggtagatcttcacgaactaggcgatctccttgcccgtacaaactccttggttcaactccacaatcttgacggaggctcccaagtgacacctaaccaatctaggagacaccactctccaaaaggtaatagatggtgtgttgatgatgaactccttgctcttgtgcttcaagtgatagtctcctcaacactcaactctctctcataggatttgatttggtagaaagacgatttgagtggaaagcaacttgaggaaggctagagatcaatatttatgtggttggaatggaatatcttgacctcaacacaagtgtaggttgattacttgtttgattacttgtggttggaatggaatatctcaaaaaatgtatgttggaagtgtaggcatgttgtgatgctctctccacgaatgaagagtgggtggaggggtatatatagcctccacaaaaaatctaaccattacacacaaatcaccaaactcggtgggaccaaatcatataactcggtcagaccgatttagttcaaaatgtgaacattaggattttcggtgggaccgatatgtcaactggtgggaccgattccattagggttagggcataacataatcttaGTGAggccgattacacaaactcggtgggaccgattttggtaataggcaaacagagagttggtcacgcaaactcggtgggaccgattcactcatctcggttagaccgaaacgttacgaaggggaaacagagagtttgcattgcaatctcggtgggaccgatcgctcatctcggttggaccgaaacgttacgaagggaaacagagagtttgcaatcccatctcgatgagaccgagatccctatcggcgagaccgaagtgactagggtttctggcagtagctatgtcaagtgaactcggtggcgccggatagaagatttcggtgaggccgagtttgacttttggtttgggacatatgtgtatatgagaaagtagttgagggtttttggagcatatcactaagcattttgagcaagcaactcattaagcaacacctcacccccttttaatagtattggcttttcctatggactcaatgtgatattggatcactaaaagtaaaatgtagagtcttgtgctttgagcttgagacaatcttttgtccttagcattttgaggggtccactttctaatccatgccatgccaatcattgagcttttcctgaaatatttatcttcaagtagcattagctcaatgagctatatgttgttaggaattaccaaaaccaccaagggatagttgcactttcactccCCCACGGCCGGAGAGCCATGGTTGATCTATGGTGATTTCAACATCATTTTTGAAGCAAGGGCAAAAAGCAACAACAACATCAATAGGCGCATGATGGGGAGGTTCGGAAACACAACTAACAGTGCAGGGCTGCGTGAGATAAAGTGCAAGAACAGAAAGTTCACATGGACAAATGAAAGAGAGGATCCAACAATGTGCAGCATAGACAAATTCTTTTGCAGCATGCAATGGGAGATGGAACACCAGGGCTATTGTTGATGGCTGCATCAACTTCTATCTTCGATCATTGCCAGTTGTTGCTGGCCTGCACCGTTGCACCGCCACGAAAGGCAAAATTCAGATATGAAAATTTCTGGCCCAAGTTTCCCCATTTCCACAAAACAGTGACACGATCCTGGCAGCACCCTATTAATCACATATACCCATATATACGGATCAAGATCAAAATGAAGCGGGTAGCAACGGATATTAAGATTTGGAGAAAATCACTTTTCAGTGGAGCACGTCTGAAATTCCACATAGCTTTAGAGGTAGTGttgtcggtgttctaggaaccagggtacccagaTTTGCCTACCTGTGGCCCGCGGCATGGCTCCTTCGATGGCCTGGTACGCCCACCTCCAAGGCCATCaagacaagaccctcgcgaggcggatgacaccagGACCTCCGGAGGGATCAGCCTTCCCATGCTGCCTCCTGAGGAGCAGAGATTTCTATGCATGTACCCAACCTCGTGAGGTTGCGATGACACAAGCTaggacgaccaaggccaggcgggcgccagcgggcgcagaggaggcaatttcctctttggtgctaaggaggcaagcgcagacgTGGGTTCCCGAGGAATCTGGCAAAGGcttccattccggtgcaacgagaccaagaccaccAGCATGGCAGGACTGAGATGTCATCGTCGAGCCCACCGCTGCGtcacgaccagaagctttgcaAGCGAAGACCAACTTTcatcaggataagatgtactacttgccccctttcaaattggccattgtgggattcATTCCCGCCTACGATTTGGGGAAGAGGACCGAGGCCACTATaagtataggttagccaccaccatagagggggacGGTCGATGATCGACTCATTCCCTCACCCCcgaacctcgcgaggttgttcATCCCTTGTATTAGTTCATCCTCAATCCCTcgtgaggccaatccaccacaaagcagaagtagggttttacaccgcaaggtggcccaaacctgggGAAACTGATGTGATCATCTTCTCCCTCGCCTTCACGTGAGTCTGGCTAGGCTAGGCTATTGGGCAACGCGTAGGCAAGCTTGAGAGGTCGAGTTCTTCATGCATGCCCTAGAGTATGAACCTTCTTGGGTCTGCGGAGCCctaaatccgacatttggcgcgccaggtagggggtgtgTCGAAGTCCTGCCTCTTCATCAACCTCGCTTCGCCTACGCTTCCTGGTTCCCATGGGAGAAGCTGCCCCGCCTGCCGGGCCGCTGGGCGCCATGGAGGCGCTGCAAGCCTCCGGGCATTTACCCCCAGCCTGAGGCAGGTGTAGTGGCCGAAGAAGTTCAAGCCAGTGCTGCCCCCGTGGTACGATGACGCGGCGGACCCCGAAGAGTTCCTTCGGCTGTACGCACAGGTTGTCTGGGCTGCGGgcggcgatgacaaggtcatgtcgaactggcttcccatggccctcacgGGCGTACCACGCTCCTGGCTGCTCAACCTGCCGGAGTCCTCGGTGACCTCATGGGAGGAGTTGCGCGGCCTATTCATCGCGCGCTTTGCAAAACTAGCACATCACGTGGTTGCATCCATCATCGGTAGGTCGCAGGCCCCGGCTTCGAGCCGCCACGTCAAACAGCTCTTTCGGCAAGTGAGGGCCGCCCAGCCGCAGCAGGGGGCTCCTCTAGGTCGGGCGACGCCTGAGACCAACATCACCTTCGAGTCCAGAGTTCGAACCCTCTTGGGTTTGCGGAGCCCTGAATCCGACAAGTGCTGTGACTAGATGTTGCTCAGGAAAGAAGGCAGTTAACATTGCCAGAATTCAGACTCCGGAAGATGTTGAAACACAGAATCCTAGGCCTCGTTGTTGAGCTCGAGCGCACAAGGAAGAGGCATGCATCGCGCATCACCTGGCTGCGCACTGGCGACGCAAGCACTAAATTGTTCCACGCCAAGCTAATTTCGAGGACAAGAAAAAACCACATTCATTCATTGCAGGAGGGGAGCCACGTTGCTGCTGAACATGATGAAAAGGCTCGGATCATCCATGATCACTTCTCAAACCTGCTTGGGGGTAGGCATGCACAGTCACACACGATAAACCGGGAGGAGTTGAATTTGCCATAAGTCGATGGGGCAGGGTTGGATATGCCGTTCATTGAAGATGAGGTCTGGAATGCTATCAAACTGTCTCCTATCGAGAAGGCACCAGGGCCATATGGATTTCGGGAGGGGGAGGGGGTTCTACAGAGCTTGCTGGCCAATTATCAAAGATGATATCATGCATGTGTTTCAGAAGTTCTATCATCTGGGAGGTGCAAATGCAAGTCAATCAACACGACCATGATCACACTTCTCCCGAAGAAAAATGGGGCCTCTGAGATTGGGCACTACCTACCGATCAGTCGTATGCACTCGATAAGCAAGCTACTGGCTAAGGTGCTCTCGATTCGTCTGTTAGGAGTAATCCAGAGCGTCATCTCGCTGGTGCAAAGCGCATTCTAGAAAAAGAAATGCATACATGATTCTTTCATGTATGTGCAAACTTTTGTTCGAGCTCTGCATAGAAATCGAAAACCAGCGCTTCTCATTAAATTGGATATAGCCAGAGCTTTTGATTTTGTAGCCTGGGATTACTTGCATGAGCTTCTGTAGCGGCTAGGTTTTAGTGCATGTTGGCGCGACTGGGTCGCGCTCCTGCTGTCTTCAGCCTCATCGTCTTGCATCCTAAGAGGCGTGCCAGGTGTAGCCATCATGCACGCGTGCGGCCTCCACCAGGGAAACCCTCTGTCGACATTGCTATTTATCCTACCATCGTTAGCCCCCCTCCCCGACTGCTGTGTCAACACTAGGGTCAGCCTCTACGTGGACGACGTGGTCCTCTTAGCCGACCCTAGTAGACCAGAAATTGACAACCTCATGGCCATCCTAGAGCTATTCAGTGACGCAGCGGACCTCAAGATAAACCCATAGAAAACGTTTGTTGCCGCGGTTAGATGTGAGGGCTTAGACCTGCATTATGTGCTCGACGATTTCAGAGGTAGAATTGTAAGCTTCCCAATGACATATCTAGGCCTGCTAATCACCATCTCTAGGCTATGCTTGGTACATCTCCAATTCATACTAGACCAAATTCGAGCCCGTCTTGCATGGCGGAAGGGGCGTCTACTGTCCATGGTCGGCAGAAGGCTGCTTGTTTGGAGTGTGTTGGCCGCCGTGCCAACGTACGCGCTCACCATGCTCAGGGTGCCAATCAAGTTCTTCAAGGAAATCGACAAGGTCTGCAGTTGCTTCCTCTGGGCGGGTGGCCTAGAGCTCATCGGCGGCCACTTCAAGGTGAATTGGGCACAGGTGTGCTCACCGGTGCAGCAcggtgggtgatacgtctccaacgtatctatgaattttgattgttctatgctattaaagtatcaatcttggatgtttcatatacatttactagcaactttatatcattttttgggactaacctattaacctattGCTCAGTGtcaattgttgttttttgcttgttttttactttgcagaATATCAATACCAAACGAATTCCAATtgccacgaaactttttggagattttttttctAGTGATAAGAGACCCTGAAAGCTTCTAGAGCAGACGGGAGGAGGCCCATGGGGCCCACTAgacacctgggtgcgccagggaCCTCTGGCGCCCTGATGGGTAGTGGGGCCCACAAGCACCCCCTTGACCTACCTCTGCCtctataaatactctaaaatcccaaaaaccctaggggagtggACGAAATACTTTTTCCGTCGCCGCAAGCTCCAGAACCACGATCACGGAGGTGTTCTTCATCATCCTTGTTGCCCCTCCGATAATGCGTGGGTAGTTTACCACAGGCCTACGGGctcatagttagtagctagatggcttcttctctctttttgatcttcaatacaatgttcccctCGATGTTTTTGGAGAtatatttgatgtaactcttttttgcgttgtgtttgttgggatccgatgaattctgagtttatgatcagatctatacatgaatattatttgagtcttttctgaactcttttatgcatgattgttatagtttcgtatttcttctctgatttattggtttggtttggccaactagattgatctatcttgccatgggaaaaggtgatttgtgatgggttcgatcttgcggtggtCAATCTCAGTGACAGAAAAAGACATAACACGcgtgtatcgttgctattaagggtaacaagatggggtttattcatacatgagttgtctacatcatgtcatcttgcctaatgcattactccgtttttccatgaacttaatacactagatgcatgctgaatagcgattgatgtgtggagtaatagtagtagatgcataatcatttcggtctactaaTTTTGGACGTGATggctatatacatgatcattgccttgaataTCACCATAATTATttgattttctatcaattgcacaacagtaatttgtttacccaccgtatatTATTTTCTCAAGAGAAatctctagtgaaaactatggcccaggatctattttctatcatatattaaaaccaaaaataccttgccgcgattttattttatttattttattgtgtgttttagttagatctatttattaaatctcaTATAATTTAATCTATCTGAATAccgttgagggattgacaatccctttacatgttgggttgcaagtatttatTGTTTGTATACACGTGCTATTTACATAGTGTTATTTGGTTCTATTAGATTGATAATCTTGGTTTTataactgaggaaaatacttacctCTGTTAAGCCCTTCAATGACACCAGATCAAACGTCGCCGAGGTACAGAGAGATCTTATTGGAGCACGACATCGTCGCCGCCACCTTAGTGTACGCCGCCACAAAAACAAAAcctaagaaaaagaaaagaaatcagACAGGCCCTCGCTCCTCTTTCTGCTGCCAAGGCCATCGGACAGGAAGAGAAGGCGGTGGCACGGATTAGACCTTTGGGCGGCAGCTAGGGTTAGGGACAGGAGGTGCTCAAAACAATGCCAACATTTTCTTAGGGCATTCTGTAGACCTTTGGGATCATCACATATAACAAGTAATGTTAAAGAGGAATTCACAAAAATTGCACATCGAACAGCACTCCAAAATCAGAATCGGATAAATAGCTTAAAGGTCAATAATGCTTACATGCGATACACCCGAAACCTTCCCTCTTCGATGCCCCTATGATAAGCATCTCCTAAAGCTACACGGATCCCCCAAAAAACACATGACAAATGTCAACTCGGCAGCTGATAAATAGCTAAGAGGCTGGCGATGGATGAGCTACAGTACTATACACAAACATTCCCAACATGAAGGCCCATGCGGCGAAAGATACCCACGGCTAGGTCAGGCTGCCCACTAAACTGGTGCCACTACAAGCTAAATATACTAACGAGGATCCCCTGATGCCTGATGTAACCTGCCTGCACTGGACCAAGCTGTTAATTTGACCACACATGGATGAGGCCTTGATGGTTGCCGGTGATGATCTCCTCACGCTCTTCATCGTAGTACAGAGATGTGATGTCGCCGAGGGCCTCTAGAGGCGTACACAGGAACTTCGACGACTTCTGTTTGCACAGGTTCCCTGCCTTTATCTTGGCCATGCATTTCCCAGTCAATATATCGCTGATGTTTATAGAGCAGGCTGCACAAGGATGCAAAGTACAAATAAGATCATGCAGGGATAGATACATCATCCCCATGTATCTAAGGCAGCAAGTTAGAGCAGATTTTCTTCGAGCATACATTTGAAAACATGACTTCAAAACAAAAAGGCACATTAGGCAACGTGCGCATCCATCAACATGCTTCCTGACACATCTTTCTTACTAAGTAGAGAATCTATGGAAAGCATCACACGCAAAATCAAGTGATTACCAGCTACTCGAAATAAACACCTATTCTGGCGTTTGTATTGACTTTTAAAACGGAGAGATAAAACTTTGGTGACACACACTTGATCAGCACTGAAATTGCATGCATGAATCATCAAACTTATATAAAACTAAAAAGCTCGGGAACACTGCCTCCCGTCAAAGAGAAAACTGACAGTGCTTGCGACTAAGTCTAACATGAGGAGTATAATGGATAAAGGTAAATGCATTGCCAGGAAGGATTAGCAACCATAACAAATCAATTAGCAATTAAACACATCAACATTTCAACAGAACATGTTGAAGCACCAGAAAGTTTAAAGTTTACCATTGTCTTCTGAAGATGGATCATCCGGTTCAGCTTTGCAGTAAGAGATAATTAGGTCTTGGTTGCTAGTTATGTAAATACTGTTTGTATTGCAATCAGGATGCCACAACAAATGATCCTCAAAGGATGTCACCAGTTCACCACGGAAATTCCAAACTGATACTGATCGATTACGGAAGGTCAGGAACAACTGCATCTCGTACAGAAAAATAAAAGCTGATGGAGTCACAAACTCATTGCTGCTCACTTCTGTTATCTTAGAGTTTGTTACCTGCAGCATTGCACAGAAGTTCGTTACAAATAAGAAATAGAAAATTGGTTTGCTTTATTTCCCACGACCTATAATACAGGCCAAATGCTTACATCAAGAATTTGAAGGTTCTCCCCATCCTGCTTAACTAGAAGCTTTTCATTGAATTGCTCGATGAAATCGATCTTCTTGTTGCGATGAAGAAGATGCCTGAATGACTTCAAGCGCTTACCATCTTCAATAGAAAGAATCTCAAGAGGAATATAGCCCTTTTTTCTAGAGTATATCAATAGCATTATACCAGGGCTGTGAGAAGGAAACAAGAAGCAATAAGTTATAACTAATTTTGTGAGCAATTCCTCGTGAATAGAAATGTGCACAAGAAATAAAACTGAATGTGTCCAACTTCTCTTGAAAGAAAAGAGGTACACTAATCCCATCTTGGAAGTCGCAAAGAAACAATTCTCTCATCCCCACATGCTAACTATTAGCTTCTCCATAAAGCAAACATAATGCACATGTGATGGTCCTTAGATCTTTACGTAATAAATACAGCCACCAGGGCAGTTCAGCAGCATGGCTTTTTTAGAGAAGACAGGAGACTAGAGGAAAAaattactccctctgtaaactaatacaAGATCTTTTAGTGATCTAAAAGATCTTATATTAgcttacagagggagtacttgttTATTCTTTATTGTTTCCTGTTGAGAGGTAATGCTGGCATCGCTTATATACAGTCCAGCCCCAAACAATGGATAGCTAATGGACATTTGGATGCAATTAGTAGATAACAACCAAACCTAACTTAATTTGGGGAACAAGAAAAGCCATGCATTTGAGTTATCCTCTAAACCGTCCATGATACCGTTTCACGTGGTACAATTCACATGAAAGGTACCCTGTTGCTGCTGCACAAAATAGTGCAAGAGATATGGTATATGCTATGTCAATCGTGGCTTGTAGTGACAATCATTTCTACAAAGAAGCACTAGTGCAACCACACATATTTATCTTGAAACCTCGGTTATCATAACCTACGGGTAGGGATTGAGAATGGCATTTCTAAATGTGCCAACAATATCAAGTTATAACTGTGCCATCTTCTATTGCTGGTTTCATACAAGAGCTCATTTAGAATCAAAGCAGTCATAACTCATAAGTATCTCTTACAAAAGAGGACAACTCACCGTTCAGCCATGAAGTTAGAATCCATTTAGCATTGATTATGATAGTCCTGTTGGGTTGAACTGCTTTTAGATAATTTAAGGTTTCGTTACTGCTTTCTGAGACCTTGGGTGTTTTGTTACTGCTTGCTGAGATAATTGGGTGTTTGGTTACTGCTCTTTGCTTCTTTTTCTTAGTTAACTTGCTAAAAAATTTGCGTCCTAGAACATATATGAGATTGAAGGTGAGAGGAGAAACATTGGAACAGAATTGTTGCACATATAATATGGTCTCCAGATTAATATAGAATTCAGACCAATGTACTGTGCAGTCACTACGTGGACTAAGGCCATTGTTTGCCATCACGTTGAATTACGATACTCGTGTCTGCCTAACCAGCTTTTGCCTATTTCATTGACTGTTTGGTTAATCAACTTTTGTCTATCTCCACACCTACTTTCTCACAGCAGATTATAAAATAAGTTCAGCACAACACAGTTCAGCAACCCCAAATTGAGCGTAAAGGGGTGACTTGTACTTGTACTTCTAATATGAGGAAAAAAAGATGTCAAACAAAAATACTCTGTCAGTATTGCACGAGAACAGCCAGGTGACATAGAAACAAGAACAGGATCATTGCACAATGTGAACAATGTAAATTAGAAAAACAAACAAAGAGAGATTTCCTTACCTGATTTTTATCTCTTGAACATCTTTATCAGATATCGTATACAGAAGTGTGTAATTTTTCAAGTCAAACACCTTGTAAGTACTGTTTCAAATGAGAACACAGTGTCATAATTTGAACAAAGTATATTTTCTTCCTGTTAGAAAGGTAGGTAGTTCAATCACCTGTCTTGAGCAGAGTAAGTCAGCACTTTTCCGTTTACATCATCAAATTCCACGAAACCTGGCCACCTTAACGATTCTGTCTCAAAAAGAGGGAAACCAGCATCTGGCTTTCCACGGCGTATATACCTTGAGAGTAAAATGTTGTTTAGCTATAATATGGCAAAAGTAGAAGGCTAGCGGTGTAACAGGATCATAGGAAGTCAACTCACTCGATTCGAGTTGTCCTGCATCTTAAAGCACTGAAATTTTCAGAACCATAAACTGATACGGTTATAAGAGAGTCATTGTTCTTGTTATAGAACAAACTACGGATGACTTCATCTGGACTTCCATTCAGAAAGCAAATCCGCTGGTTTGTCACTGGAAACAAAGAGAATATAAGGATGGTAGTTTGAACCAGGACCAGTCATTAACAAAAGCTCAAAACAGGCGTACCTCTACTGAACGCAGCACATACTCCCAGCTGTGATAAAGCAAAGATAATATCACGGGCTCCAACTATCTCGATAATTTCAGACCGCTTCCTCAAGTAAGGTAGTAGCGAACTGTTCTCCTTAGGATCATATGTATCAAATTCTTCCTACAAATAAGAATGAGAAAAATAAAACAAATCAAGAATCCTAGATAGCATGTGGCATGTCACTGGCAGATTCACACTGTCAGGCAATTCAACACTCGCTGAGCATTAAGCGCCAAAAACTGAGTGAGTGAACGGTAGCAAACTTCACTGGTCAAGGTTTAATCTCAAAATAGAGTGAGTGAGCAGACTAACTGAATCAGCCATTGAAATGTAGCTTGTGAAACCTATTCATGACTTCCATGTTCTCATAGTTACCTGAAATGTTATCCTTTTCCAAGACTGGGAAATTGAAATGCCAAAGCGAGGCCTCATGGCCCAAGTTCAAATTTTTTCATCAAATTATAAGATGCCCTCCTATACAGACCAAATTATCCCAGTGATGGCCGTTCAAGGCGTCGACACATTGGAATACAACACCAAGAAGTAATCCTTTCTCCTATTAGTGTCATCCAATACACTGCTATTGATGTGATTCCAGGATGCACCCTAACAGCTCAGTCAGACAGTTACTTAACCAAAAGTGAAGCTGGCGCACAAGAAAAAGGCTGTACAAACAAGTAGTTCAAAAATCTAAATTTTCTCCTGTTAACTGTTAAGCATGACCGCAGGCCACAGTTCCTCCTCGCCTAGCACTCATAAATCACATCCCTGGTTCCAAACCCTCCCGCAATCCGAAAAAGTAAAGATCTTTAAGCAACCCTCTCCTAAACCCTAAACCACCACCAACCCATGCCAGGCACCGCCAATGACGCCCACAATTGACAGGGAGACACCCGGGCAAAAGGCGTACCTGGAGCTGGATGTTGCGGAACCGCTCCCGCGTGGTGCTGGCGGCGAAGGTGCGCTCGGGGAATGCGGCAATCTCCCGGCGCTGCAGCTTCCGCGCGCTGTTGGAGGACGCATCCGGCCTCGGCCGCTTCTTGGCGGTCACCCTCCGCACGCCGGAAGGCCGAGGCCTCGCCTCCATCTCGAATCACCCTCCGCCGCCCCCGATTCGCCCTTCTCGCCGCCGACGAGGGGTCGCGTCACGCTGAGGCGCCGGTGGGCATCTCGccggaggggaggggaggggggcagGGGGTTAGGGTTGAAGCGAGCCGGAGCTGGACGCCCCTCGCGGTATCACCGAATGGGTATCCTGGAATCCGAGGTAATTCGGGGGCTTTCCTATAAAAGTCGCCTGTAATAATGAGGGCCTCCGCTCCGTGGAAGGGGGTGTCGGGCTCGGGCGGGGGTAGCCTGGGCCGTGCCGTGTCCATCCAACGGTGGAAAACACGTGCTATCAAACTGCCGAACAGAGGCCATCGTGCGCGGTAAATGCCAATGGAGCCCCAGCTCCCCGAGCTCCAGGAGCTTGGTATTTTGAAGGAAAAAAATTCAAAAGTGATATTTTaaattttaaaaaaatcgaaaaaaTCCATGGAAACATATACGGTTTCCACACGAGCATATGAAAAATCATTTGATTTTTACGTATGTGCCTACAAAAAAACAAAATTCTGTCTATGAAATACGTTTTTGGCTTTTTTCTATATGCTCTTATAAATAATAGGAAAAATTATGTCTATGACACTATCCATATCAGATATTTGATGCTTGCCACCAAATTTTCTTGAACTATGGATATGCCACTAACCTTTTGATGGGGTGTTTTCCATGTCTGATGGTTCAACGGCGGCTGGTATAATTCTCAGAAGACGTGATGGGAGTATGATCTTTGCTGCATACCGGTGTTTATTTAATTGCAATGATGCTTTAGAGGCAGAACttcatgtaacatcccaaatttttaatttagaatgttatacattagatcatcattgcatatcatattttattttgcattttggttgatcctagaaattctacgcaactcaaggacccacagagagagttggggatttcgttatttttatatttgagttttcttaaattttgagaataggatcatttgattttatttattttatcatcaattatttctattacaaaaatatgagagagggaataaaatgactttcccaaaataaagaaatattgaggatttaataataaaattaaataagattttatttcggagtttttcggtgttttatttgaatttaggaaaaatgtgcgttttttaaaattgcatttaggtcccataaatgttcaccttgtgcggcttcaTTTTAGAAGCCCgcgaaaatttatttcggaatttttggagttcgtttagtatttctttttatttttcttccgaacggaataattaaaaaaaacgaaccgacctacgggccgtgtccgactaggactccggcccgactaggcaatataagccggcccagcccccccgagagaaaccctagccgccagccccgcgccgccgccgctcgcccccacgcgccgcgccgccgccgaggttcgccgccgcctcgacttccgtgccaacTTTTTTTTAAAATTAGATCGGTTTTCATcgttttttttagtttcggtttttttaatagatcggtttttctggtttatttaaatagtgagcgttcgtccgttcgttcgttctagcgagcgttcgtcatttttctttttctcgtattaaatccgcgatttttctgatcgcgattcctgatccgattttcgttttagtataacttttcgctc from Triticum urartu cultivar G1812 chromosome 3, Tu2.1, whole genome shotgun sequence encodes:
- the LOC125545147 gene encoding uncharacterized protein LOC125545147 produces the protein MEARPRPSGVRRVTAKKRPRPDASSNSARKLQRREIAAFPERTFAASTTRERFRNIQLQEEFDTYDPKENSSLLPYLRKRSEIIEIVGARDIIFALSQLGVCAAFSRVTNQRICFLNGSPDEVIRSLFYNKNNDSLITVSVYGSENFSALRCRTTRIEYIRRGKPDAGFPLFETESLRWPGFVEFDDVNGKVLTYSAQDSTYKVFDLKNYTLLYTISDKDVQEIKISPGIMLLIYSRKKGYIPLEILSIEDGKRLKSFRHLLHRNKKIDFIEQFNEKLLVKQDGENLQILDVTNSKITEVSSNEFVTPSAFIFLYEMQLFLTFRNRSVSVWNFRGELVTSFEDHLLWHPDCNTNSIYITSNQDLIISYCKAEPDDPSSEDNACSINISDILTGKCMAKIKAGNLCKQKSSKFLCTPLEALGDITSLYYDEEREEIITGNHQGLIHVWSN